From Balaenoptera ricei isolate mBalRic1 chromosome 5, mBalRic1.hap2, whole genome shotgun sequence:
CTAGGAAAGGGAAGAGATGGGGCCACTGCCTCAAGCCTGTTCTTGGATGGCACCATTGTTAGGGACAGACCTGAGGACACTGAGTCAACACCCACTCTGCTCCAGGTACCGAGTCCATTCTTGAGATATTCCCTGCATGCTGGCAGCATGGAAAGTATCAGACAGAAAGTGGGGATGTGGCAGAAAGTAAAGACAGAAAGTACACATCTAAACACAGCGTGCTAAGTGCTGGCCGGAGGTACAAACAGGGCGCTAATGGGGACGGGGCTACACAGAGAAAGCTATGTTTGGACTGCGAGGGCCGGATTCCCTCCTTTTGCCTCTCCAGATCCACTCTCCACCTTTCTCCACTTCGCTCTCTGACTTGCCCTTCAGGAGGCTGAACTGTACGCACCACAACGGGCTTCCTTGTCCTTGGCTTCCGGCTGCATATCAGAGtagggggggagagggagggcagagTATAGATTCCCTTCACTCCCAGAGGTTAACCTTGAGTTAGCTGTGTCCCTCCCTACTCCTCCCAAGGTGGTCTATTCTACAAGACCCTCCTTCTGGCTTCTGGTTACTATTCTCTCCTCCTAGGCCTGACTCATGACAGCTCTGCAATTATGATCCCCTGTGGTTTTCTTATACACCAGCTGTACCTTTGTAATTCATTCCTTTATCCCAGTTTGATTGTATCCCTCTCTCTTGTTGGGACTCTCACTGATATACACTGGGCCTTTGAAATAAGAATTTGCAATTCTTTGGGACCTTATCCCTTAGTAAACTGTGAGCTCCTCCATGTGGAGTTATGTCTTGTTAATCTGAGCTCtgtttctccccacctccactgttTACCAGAGTTTCCATTCATAATGGTTGTTTATCAATTATTTGTTAAAAGATGTTAATTTCTCCTCAGTCACAGCCATTTCTTTGACCCCCAGCTGGTCCTGTGTGGCTCAGTCCCAAATACTGCCCTCTGAGTCCATGGCCCCTGGCGAGACGACTCAGGCGAGGGGCTAAAGCTCCATTTTCCCCTTCACCTGCTGGCTGCTCTCACCTCACTGTTTCTTAATCAAGAGGCCAAATGTTCCTTTTAAGGCCTTTTCCTGCCCAATGCCCTAAAGTTTCCAGACTTCACTTCAATGTCAGATGCATGTGACCTCAGAAAAGACCCTAAATCTCTATCATAATTTCCAAGACTGCaaaatcaagataaaaataatactaaCTTTACAGGGTTTCtgggagaataaaaacaaacatgacattccataaaatttactgtctttCCCATGAAATATATCAGTGACTCTAAAGAATAAGCACATTCTCTCCAGCCCCCCCTACTTTCTTTGACTGTTTCCGTGAGGTAAACATTGCATTAATGCATCGAGCAAAATCATAATAACAACTGACATTTCCTGAGTACTTACTCTCTGCCAggaactattctaagcactttatatgtcatttcatttaatctccaCAAGAGCCATGTATGATACAGCTTtctttatccctattttacagatgaggaaaaataaGGGCACCCTGATGAagtaatctgcccaaggtcagGAGCCAGAACTGAAACCCAGGAAGCTCAACCCAAAGACTTTGCTTAACCAGTCTCATTGGTTTACATACATGAAGACATACGTGAAGACAAATTATAAAGATGGGCCACAATTAATGAACTATCATGGGGAAATTATTAAGAGACTAAAAGTAAAGTTTGCACTTGTGGAAATTCTTAGGAATTATAATTCAGCTGGGTGTTGCGCTCCAAAATTCATACTTAATCCATTGTGTTTGGTTAACTGAACGGCATTCTTAGCACCTCAGTGTCATCAAGGCCACGTGCTCTAGCCAGAGACTCACCTGAACTTAGCTCATGCTCCACTTCCTGCATGATCACCCCGGGCGAGGCGGTGGTGGTCTCCGTGTCTATCAGCATACAGGTCACTCTGGGGGGCACAGTTGCTTGGGCCGTGGTCTCGGTGGGCACTGGCTCGGCTGGGGCATGTGAAGTGGCTCTGTGGCCAGAGCTGTGGTCCTCCGCTGGGGGCTCTGATGTGGTTAGAGCTCCTGTGGGCTTGGTGCTGGCCTCAGCGGAGTTACGGCTGGTGCTCACAGAGGCAGAGGGAACTTCCTCTGGCGGTGAGGTTGATGGGGGTGAAGGTGATGAGGCTGGCGCTTGAGGGGAGGTGAGTGCGGGAGACTCAACGGGGGACTGTGACCCTGTAGCTGGCACCCTGGCCTCGGGAGTGTCTGAAGTGTGTTCCTCGAGCGTGGGTGTTAAGTGGACCCCACCGCTTGTTGGCGAGGCGTCTGTGTCTGTGCCCTCCCAGTTGGAGGCTGGGCTGGTGGGTTCCTCTTCTCTGGGCTCTGCGGAGTCGTTCTTGGCGGATGGAGGTGTCCGGGCCGATGTTGTATCTGGGAGGACCGAGGTGCTGGGCGTTCCACCGGTAGGGGAGGCGGGAGGGCTTTGCGGAGAGCTGGTCCAGAAGGCCGTTGGTGGGCTGCTC
This genomic window contains:
- the PARM1 gene encoding prostate androgen-regulated mucin-like protein 1 yields the protein MVYKTLFALCVFTAGLRLQSASTSDLSPVSLPAKSSPPTAFWTSSPQSPPASPTGGTPSTSVLPDTTSARTPPSAKNDSAEPREEEPTSPASNWEGTDTDASPTSGGVHLTPTLEEHTSDTPEARVPATGSQSPVESPALTSPQAPASSPSPPSTSPPEEVPSASVSTSRNSAEASTKPTGALTTSEPPAEDHSSGHRATSHAPAEPVPTETTAQATVPPRVTCMLIDTETTTASPGVIMQEVEHELSSGSIAAITVTVIAVVLLVFGVAAYLKIRHSSYGRLLDDHDYGSWGNYNNPLYDDS